In a single window of the Arthrobacter sp. StoSoilA2 genome:
- a CDS encoding helix-turn-helix domain-containing protein translates to MDPNAQLRPEITTSWRRSRLSGVAPDGTDVPFSPLTEGANRLLVTAATPVIDWLADQLPAGTAVILADPEARILDRRASGNMYSRHLDEALCVPGSSYSEEHIGTNGIGSVIETSNPVIVTGSEHYRENLQNFTCAGAPLHHPLRRNLTGVLSVSCNSLDRHGLMVPLLQSAAREIKSRMYAESSLRERMLLEEFLGASRRTSAAVVSLNEDFLIKNTAAATLLDPTDHALLWDWATASMAQRTEIRSEVTLRSGAVLQAWGRMVGERPGGAAGVVVELRAAGSGPPHRKPAPPSSDPELPGRSATWRRTLADMESAARSGRDVLLTGESGTGKTRLATRIAGGNAVIFEAALAAVEQDWAMQIRSKLDGPEPVIIRQLEVLPPTHVALLAALLGSPHTARVVATANVADLSGQAARLLDHFGVRVELPPLRQRPEDIPDIATALLRGDGGPSPRVQAAALRALGNHTWPGNIRELGAVLASARLRAGGADIGDSHLPAEYRRAAGNPLPSLQRSERETIVAALDDCRGNKLAAADLLGIARSTLYRKMRSLRIDDQRWA, encoded by the coding sequence TTGGATCCAAATGCCCAGCTCCGCCCGGAGATCACGACGTCCTGGCGTCGATCGCGGTTGTCGGGGGTAGCTCCAGATGGCACCGATGTTCCGTTCTCCCCACTCACGGAAGGGGCCAATCGGCTGCTCGTTACGGCCGCCACTCCTGTTATCGACTGGCTTGCAGACCAGCTCCCGGCTGGCACTGCGGTAATCCTGGCGGATCCTGAAGCACGCATACTGGACCGGAGGGCTTCCGGCAACATGTACTCGCGCCATCTGGACGAGGCGTTGTGTGTCCCTGGTTCCAGTTACAGTGAGGAACATATCGGAACCAACGGCATCGGCAGCGTCATCGAAACATCAAATCCGGTCATAGTCACGGGGTCGGAGCACTACCGGGAGAACCTTCAAAATTTCACATGCGCGGGGGCACCGTTGCATCATCCGCTAAGGCGGAACCTGACGGGTGTGCTCAGTGTGTCCTGCAATTCCTTGGACAGACATGGCTTGATGGTTCCGCTACTGCAATCGGCAGCGCGGGAGATCAAGTCCCGTATGTATGCCGAGTCATCGCTGCGGGAGCGCATGCTCCTTGAGGAGTTCCTCGGAGCCTCACGCCGTACGTCCGCCGCTGTGGTCAGCCTCAACGAGGACTTCCTGATCAAGAACACTGCAGCAGCCACCCTGCTCGATCCTACAGACCATGCCCTGCTCTGGGACTGGGCCACGGCATCGATGGCCCAGCGAACGGAGATCAGGTCGGAAGTCACCTTGCGCAGCGGGGCAGTGCTCCAAGCATGGGGCAGAATGGTGGGCGAACGGCCCGGCGGCGCCGCAGGAGTGGTCGTCGAGCTTCGGGCTGCTGGTTCGGGACCGCCACACCGCAAACCTGCGCCGCCGTCATCTGACCCGGAGCTGCCTGGGCGCAGTGCAACGTGGCGCCGAACGCTCGCCGACATGGAATCCGCTGCCCGCTCCGGGCGGGACGTCCTCCTCACGGGCGAATCCGGAACAGGAAAGACCCGCCTTGCGACGCGCATCGCCGGTGGCAATGCGGTTATTTTCGAGGCCGCACTCGCCGCAGTTGAACAGGACTGGGCTATGCAGATCCGCAGCAAACTTGACGGCCCGGAACCCGTCATCATCCGGCAACTCGAGGTTCTGCCTCCAACCCACGTTGCCCTTCTCGCGGCCCTTCTGGGAAGTCCTCATACCGCACGTGTTGTGGCGACTGCCAACGTCGCCGATTTGAGTGGCCAAGCCGCCCGACTGCTTGACCACTTCGGAGTACGTGTCGAGCTTCCTCCTCTGCGGCAACGGCCCGAGGACATCCCCGATATCGCAACTGCGCTGCTCCGCGGGGATGGCGGTCCCTCACCGCGCGTTCAGGCGGCCGCCCTGCGGGCACTCGGCAACCACACTTGGCCTGGAAATATTCGCGAACTCGGAGCCGTGCTCGCATCGGCTCGACTACGCGCGGGGGGCGCGGACATAGGCGATTCTCATCTTCCGGCAGAGTATCGACGGGCCGCCGGAAACCCACTCCCGTCCCTCCAGCGCTCCGAGCGGGAGACAATCGTGGCAGCATTGGACGACTGCCGGGGGAACAAGCTTGCCGCCGCTGACCTGCTGGGTATCGCGCGCTCCACTCTTTACCGCAAGATGCGAAGCCTTCGCATCGACGATCAGCGGTGGGCCTGA